CCGTTACGATAATCATGTGCTTTGCCTTTAAACAGTTGGGGTAAACAGGAGGTTTCACCCACGAATATCTATCATCATAACATTTCAGCCCGCACCAGACAGCCAGATGACTCCGTAAGCCCGGCATATTTCCCGCCCGCAGCGTGAACTATGCTGCAAAACGGAGATTTCATTGGCTGAAACGTCGTTAAACCGCTTTTCGGTCAGTAATATGTGCCAAAATTTTGCCATCTGAGGAGCAGAATCATGTCCGATCAATTCTATTCGCAAATCCAACAGCAACTTGAGACAACGCGCCAGGAAGGATTGTTCAAACAGGAACGAACCATTACCTCGCCACAGCAGGCGGAAATCAGCGTTGCTCAGGGTCAGACTGTCATCAATTTTTGCGCCAATAACTATCTTGGTCTGGCGAACCATCCGACGCTGATTCAGGCGGCTAAAGAAGGGATGGATTCCCACGGTTTCGGCATGGCCTCAGTACGCTTTATCTGCGGCACCCAGGATATCCACCAGCAACTGGAACGCAAACTGGCGGACTTCCTCGGTATGGAAGATGCCATCCTGTTTTCCTCCTGTTTTGATGCCAACGGTGGCCTGTTTGAAACGCTGCTCGGCGCGGAAGATGCCATCATCTCCGATGCGCTCAATCATGCCTCGATTATTGATGGCGTTCGCCTGTGTAAAGCGCAGCGTTATCGCTATGCCAACAACGATATGAACGAATTGCGTGCGCGTCTGCAGGAAGCGCGGGACAAAGGCGCGCGCCATATCCTGATCGCCACCGATGGCGTGTTTTCTATGGATGGCGTGATTGCCAACCTGCAGGGGATTTGCGACCTGGCGGATGAGTTTGCTGCGCTGGTGATGGTGGACGATTCACACGCCGTCGGTTTTGTCGGTGCCTGTGGGCGCGGCACCCATGAATATTGCCACGTGATGGACCGCGTCGACATTCTGACCGGCACCCTCGGCAAAGCGCTGGGTGGCGCTTCTGGTGGTTATGTCGCCGCAAAAAAAGAAGTGGTGGAGTGGCTGCGCCAGCGTTCACGCCCGTATCTGTTCTCCAACTCGCTGGCCCCGGCGATTGTGGCGGCTTCGCTGCGGGTACTGGAAATGCTGAGTGAAGGCGATGGCCTGCGCCAGCGTCTGTGGGAAAACGCACGCTATTTCCGCGAACAAATGACCGCCGCCGGATTTACCCTGGCGGGTGCCGATCACGCCATCATTCCGGTGATGCTTGGCGATGCGAAAGTGGCACAGGAATTTGCCAGCCTGTTGCAACGCGAAGGCATTTACGTAACGGGCTTCTTCTACCCGGTCGTACCCAAAGGTCAGGCGCGTATTCGTACCCAGATTTCTGCCGGTCATACCCAGGCACAGCTGGAGCAGGCGGTAGCGGCCTTTACCCGTATTGGTCAGCAGCTGGGCGTCATCGCCTGAGGAGCCGGGAATGAAAGCACTCGCGAAATTAAAAGCAGAAGAAGGCATCTGGATGGTGACCGATGCACCGATTCCGGAACCCGGCCATAACGACCTGCTGATAAAAATCCGCAAAACCGCAATTTGCGGGACCGATATCCATATCTACAACTGGGACGACTGGTCACGGAAAACCATCCCGGTACCGATGATCACCGGCCACGAATACGTTGGCGAAGTGGTGGCCATCGGGCAGGAGGTGAAAGGTTTCGCCATCGGCGACCGCGTCTCGGGCGAAGGCCATATCACCTGTGGCCACTGCCGTAACTGCCGTGCCGGACGCACTCATCTGTGCCGCAATACCGTCGGCGTGGGCGTCAATCGTCAGGGATGCTTCGCCGAGTATCTGGTCATTCCGGCCTTCAATGCCTTTAAAATCCCGGACAACATCTCCGACGAGCTGGCGGCTATTTTCGATCCTTTCGGCAATGCGGTGCATACCGCACTGTCGTTTGATCTGGTGGGCGAAGATGTGCTGATTTCTGGTGCGGGTCCGATAGGCATCATGGCCGCCGCCGTGTGTAAGCATGTCGGCGCACGCAATGTGGTGATCACCGACATCAACGACTATCGCCTCGGCCTGGCGCGTAACATGGGTGTGACGCGCGCGGTAAATGTGGCACAGGAGAATCTGCATGAGGTGATGGCCTCTCTGGGGATGACCGAAGGCTTTGATGTCGGGCTGGAGATGTCTGGCGCGCCACCGGCCTTTCGCAGCATGCTGGAAGTGATGAACCACGGTGGCCGTATCGCGCTGCTCGGTATCCCGCCGGGGGAGATGGCGATTGACTGGAACCAGGTGATTTTCAAAGGGCTGTTTATCAAAGGAATCTACGGTCGCGAGATGTT
This genomic stretch from Pantoea cypripedii harbors:
- the tdh gene encoding L-threonine 3-dehydrogenase, coding for MKALAKLKAEEGIWMVTDAPIPEPGHNDLLIKIRKTAICGTDIHIYNWDDWSRKTIPVPMITGHEYVGEVVAIGQEVKGFAIGDRVSGEGHITCGHCRNCRAGRTHLCRNTVGVGVNRQGCFAEYLVIPAFNAFKIPDNISDELAAIFDPFGNAVHTALSFDLVGEDVLISGAGPIGIMAAAVCKHVGARNVVITDINDYRLGLARNMGVTRAVNVAQENLHEVMASLGMTEGFDVGLEMSGAPPAFRSMLEVMNHGGRIALLGIPPGEMAIDWNQVIFKGLFIKGIYGREMFETWYKMAALIQSGLDLTPIITHRFPIDDFQQGFDEMRSGHSGKVILSWD
- a CDS encoding glycine C-acetyltransferase translates to MSDQFYSQIQQQLETTRQEGLFKQERTITSPQQAEISVAQGQTVINFCANNYLGLANHPTLIQAAKEGMDSHGFGMASVRFICGTQDIHQQLERKLADFLGMEDAILFSSCFDANGGLFETLLGAEDAIISDALNHASIIDGVRLCKAQRYRYANNDMNELRARLQEARDKGARHILIATDGVFSMDGVIANLQGICDLADEFAALVMVDDSHAVGFVGACGRGTHEYCHVMDRVDILTGTLGKALGGASGGYVAAKKEVVEWLRQRSRPYLFSNSLAPAIVAASLRVLEMLSEGDGLRQRLWENARYFREQMTAAGFTLAGADHAIIPVMLGDAKVAQEFASLLQREGIYVTGFFYPVVPKGQARIRTQISAGHTQAQLEQAVAAFTRIGQQLGVIA